From the Brassica napus cultivar Da-Ae chromosome A8, Da-Ae, whole genome shotgun sequence genome, one window contains:
- the LOC106418933 gene encoding probable methyltransferase PMT18, giving the protein MTKENSSHHHAEAKRKRLIWILCVSGFCILSYVLGSWQTNTVPSSSSAVYKRMGCDETKTQTKLSSSADNDDGNLSSSSSLSSSSSSEPVELDFESHHKLELKQKNQTIKYLEPCDMSLSEYTPCEDRERGRRFDRNMMKYRERHCPSKDELLYCLIPPPPNYKIPFKWPQSRDYAWYDNIPHKELSIEKAIQNWIQVEGERFRFPGGGTGFPRGADAYIDDISRLIPLTDGAVRTAIDTGCGVASFGAYLLKRDILAMSFAPRDTHEAQVQFALERGVPAIIGIMGSIRLPYPARAFDLAHCSRCLIPWFQNDGLYLTEVDRVLRPGGYWILSGPPINWKQHWKGWERSQEDLKQEQDSIENAARSLCWKKVTEKGDFSIWKKPINHIECKKLKRVHKSPPICTKAVQTDSAWYKELESCVTPLPEAKSPDEFAGGALENWPDRAFAVPPRIIQGTIPEISAEIFREDNEVWKDRVAYYKQIMPELSRGRFRNIMDMNAYLGGFAAAIVKYPSWVMNVVPVDAEKQTLGVIYERGFIGTYQDWCEGFSTYPRTYDLIHAGGLFSIYENRCDVTLILLEMDRILRPEGTVVFRDTVEILTKIQSITNGMKWTSRIMDHEKGPFIPEKILLAVKSYWTGPSS; this is encoded by the exons ATGACGAAAGAGAACTCTAGTCATCACCATGCAGAAGCAAAGAGAAAGAGACTTATTTGGATTCTCTGTGTAAGTGGATTCTGCATATTGTCGTACGTTCTTGGATCTTGGCAAACCAACACAGTCCCGTCTTCTTCCTCCGCGGTCTACAAAAGAATGGGATGTGATGAAACCAAGACTCAGACAAaactttcttcttctgctgataATGATGATGGTAatctctcctcttcctcttccttgtcctcctcttcatcttcaGAACCAGTCGAGTTAGATTTCGAAAGCCATCACAAACTCGAGCTCAAGCAAAAGAACCAAACCATAAAGTATTTGGAGCCATGTGACATGTCTCTCAGCGAGTACACTCCATGTGAAGAtcgagagagaggaagaagattcgATAGGAACATGATGAAGTACAGAGAGAGACATTGTCCTTCAAAGGATGAGCTTCTCTATTGTCTAATTCCTCctccaccaaactacaagattCCATTCAAATGGCCTCAGAGCAGAGACTATGCTTGGTACGATAACATCCCACACAAAGAGTTAAGTATTGAGAAAGCTATCCAGAATTGGATTCAAGTCGAAGGTGAACGGTTTAGATTCCCTGGTGGTGGCACCGGGTTTCCACGTGGTGCTGATGCTTACATTGATGACATCTCTAGACTCATCCCTCTTACTGATGGAGCCGTGAGAACAGCTATTGATACAGGATGTGGT GTTGCAAGTTTTGGTGCTTACTTGTTGAAGAGGGATATCCTGGCTATGTCTTTTGCTCCAAGAGATACTCATGAAGCTCAGGTCCAGTTTGCGTTGGAACGTGGAGTGCCTGCCATTATAGGGATTATGGGATCTATAAGGCTTCCTTATCCAGCCAGAGCTTTCGATCTTGCTCATTGTTCTCGTTGCTTGATTCCTTGGTTTCAGAACG ATGGTTTGTACTTAACTGAAGTGGACCGGGTTTTAAGACCGGGCGGTTACTGGATCCTCTCCGGCCCACCGATCAACTGGAAGCAACACTGGAAAGGCTGGGAAAGATCACAAGAGGACTTGAAGCAAGAACAAGATTCAATAGAAAATGCAGCAAGGAGCCTCTGTTGGAAGAAAGTTACAGAGAAGGGTGATTTTTCCATTTGGAAAAAGCCAATTAATCACATTGAGTGTAAGAAACTCAAACGAGTTCATAAATCTCCTCCCATATGCACCAAAGCTGTTCAAACCGATTCCGCTTG GTATAAAGAATTAGAATCTTGTGTAACGCCATTGCCAGAAGCAAAAAGTCCAGATGAATTTGCAGGAGGTGCATTGGAGAATTGGCCGGACCGGGCATTTGCGGTCCCACCTAGGATTATCCAGGGAACTATACCGGAGATCAGTGCTGAAATATTCAGAGAAGACAATGAGGTTTGGAAGGATAGAGTAGCATATTACAAGCAGATAATGCCAGAGCTTTCAAGAGGAAGGTTCAGGAACATTATGGACATGAATGCATACCTCGGTGGGTTTGCTGCAGCAATTGTGAAATATCCATCTTGGGTTATGAATGTGGTTCCTGTAGACGCAGAGAAGCAAACGTTAGGTGTGATTTATGAGAGGGGATTTATAGGAACGTATCAAGACTGGTGCGAAGGATTCTCTACGTATCCAAGAACTTATGATCTTATTCACGCTGGTGGATTGTTCAGCATTTACGAGAACAG GTGTGACGTGACGTTGATACTCCTTGAGATGGATAGAATACTGAGACCAGAAGGAACAGTGGTGTTTAGGGACACTGTGGAAATATTAACGAAGATACAAAGCATAACCAATGGAATGAAGTGGACAAGTCGAATTATGGATCACGAGAAAGGTCCTTTTATCCCTGAGAAGATCCTTCTCGCTGTAAAATCCTACTGGACCGGTCCTTCTTCTTAA